In one Magallana gigas chromosome 7, xbMagGiga1.1, whole genome shotgun sequence genomic region, the following are encoded:
- the LOC105331762 gene encoding BTB/POZ domain-containing protein KCTD5 — translation MSSEKNPAMDSDVESKVAQNRRSQWVKLNVGGTVFLTTRTTLCRDPKSFLYRLIQDEPDLNSDKDENGAYLIDRDPTYFGPVLNYLRHGKLVLNKDLAEEGVLEEAEFYNITELIKLVKEKIKERDAKQNQSSTKSVYRVLQCSEEELTQIVSAMSDGWKFEQLVNIGSQYNYGSEDHAEFLCVVSKECPNIVNGQESEPSEKAKVLQQKGSRM, via the exons ATGTcatcagaaaaaaacccagctaTGGATTCCGATGTGGAATCAAAAGTTGCCCAAAACAGACGTAGTCAGTGGGTGAAGCTGAACGTTGGTGGGACTGTGTTTTTGACGACAAGGACGACACTTTGCAGGGATCCCAAGTCGTTTCTATACAGACTAATACAAGACGAGCCAGATCTGAACTCAGACAAg GATGAGAATGGTGCTTATCTTATTGACCGGGATCCTACATATTTTGGACCTGTCCTGAATTACCTCAGACATGGGAAATTGGTACTAAACAAGGACTTAGCTGAGGAAG GTGTGCTAGAGGAAGCTGAGTTTTACAATATCACAGAATTAATAAAGCTGGTCAAAGAGAAAATCAAAGAGAGAGATGCCAAACAAAATCAG TCCAGTACCAAAAGTGTGTACCGTGTGTTACAATGCTCAGAAGAGGAACTTACACAAATTGTTTCGGCGATGTCAGATGGCTGGAAGTTTGAACAG cTGGTGAACATAGGGTCCCAGTATAACTACGGGAGTGAAGATCATGCTGAATTCCTTTGTGTTGTATCTAAAGAATGTCCCAATATTGTCAATGGGCAGGAATCAGAACCATCTGAGAAAGCCAAG GTGTTGCAACAGAAGGGTTCTCGGATGTGA